One segment of Paenibacillus sp. FSL R7-0337 DNA contains the following:
- a CDS encoding alpha amylase N-terminal ig-like domain-containing protein — MLNRLFVYHTAEDPFAFPAGPRLLKLRLFVQSGQSLSCTVVHADRYDSPGHELPQEMERVGCAGAYDIHEALVPAETGKCRYLFHIGNPAGEYMWYGERGSSENREQAGAFQYAYIHRPHAIALPAWSSDAVVYQIYPESYHQGTLQGITDKLTYLQELGVTAIYMTPIFESPSGHKYNTSDYYKVDPGFGTLEDLKTLVGTAHRLGMKVLLDAVFNHSGDTFFAFRDVLEHGEASRYKDWFFIHSFPVSTTPAPGYETFAKAETSMPKLNMDHPEVADYMMNVARYWVREAGIDGWRLDVANEVTPAFWTRLRRELKAEFPDLLLIGEIMHASGPWLRGDQFDGGMNYLLRDAVLEFFAAQTAGPARFMEQLLHQEALYNDQANSAMFQLLGSHDTLRFLTACKEGGRGWDREATAMSRMRLAVFFQMTYIGLPMIYYGDEVGMEGATDPHCRRPMLWEEQEQHTGLLDWYKRLISLRTEHEVLRRGAFRPWFTDETRGILGYVRRSGQDRMGLIINNSPNRYHLELPAYRSDTKVLTELLSGLTIRSSSKLLVEIEPFGCLMLH, encoded by the coding sequence ATGCTTAACCGGTTATTCGTATATCACACAGCGGAGGACCCCTTCGCCTTCCCGGCAGGCCCCCGCCTGCTTAAACTCAGACTATTCGTGCAGAGCGGACAGTCCCTGTCCTGTACGGTTGTCCACGCTGACCGTTACGATTCACCCGGTCATGAGCTTCCGCAGGAGATGGAGCGGGTCGGCTGTGCCGGAGCGTATGACATACATGAAGCCCTGGTTCCGGCCGAGACTGGCAAATGCCGGTATCTGTTCCACATCGGGAATCCGGCAGGCGAATACATGTGGTACGGGGAGCGGGGAAGCTCAGAGAACAGAGAGCAGGCGGGTGCCTTTCAGTATGCCTATATTCACCGCCCGCACGCCATCGCGCTGCCTGCCTGGAGTTCAGATGCGGTAGTCTACCAGATTTATCCCGAGAGCTACCATCAGGGGACGCTTCAAGGCATTACTGACAAGCTTACATACTTGCAGGAGCTTGGCGTAACTGCTATTTATATGACGCCTATCTTTGAATCGCCTTCCGGGCATAAGTACAATACTTCCGATTACTATAAGGTAGACCCCGGATTCGGGACGCTTGAGGATCTGAAGACGCTGGTCGGGACTGCACACCGGCTGGGGATGAAGGTTCTGCTGGATGCGGTCTTTAACCATTCCGGCGATACCTTTTTTGCCTTCCGGGATGTCCTGGAGCATGGAGAGGCCTCGCGCTACAAGGACTGGTTCTTCATCCATTCCTTCCCGGTCAGTACTACGCCGGCTCCCGGCTATGAGACCTTCGCCAAGGCGGAGACGAGTATGCCGAAGTTGAATATGGATCATCCCGAGGTAGCGGATTATATGATGAACGTAGCCAGATATTGGGTGCGGGAAGCGGGGATCGACGGCTGGAGGCTGGATGTGGCCAACGAGGTGACTCCGGCCTTCTGGACAAGACTGCGGCGGGAGCTGAAGGCGGAATTCCCGGACCTGCTGCTGATCGGCGAGATTATGCATGCTTCCGGGCCTTGGCTGCGGGGAGACCAGTTCGACGGCGGCATGAATTACCTGCTGCGGGATGCGGTACTGGAGTTTTTTGCGGCACAGACCGCTGGCCCCGCCCGGTTCATGGAGCAACTGCTGCATCAGGAGGCCTTGTACAATGATCAGGCCAACTCGGCGATGTTCCAGCTGCTGGGCAGCCACGATACACTGCGTTTCCTGACCGCCTGCAAGGAGGGGGGCCGGGGCTGGGACCGGGAAGCTACGGCGATGAGCCGGATGCGGCTGGCTGTCTTTTTTCAGATGACCTATATAGGCCTGCCGATGATATATTACGGGGATGAGGTTGGAATGGAAGGCGCTACAGACCCGCATTGCCGGCGGCCGATGCTCTGGGAGGAGCAGGAACAGCATACCGGACTGCTGGACTGGTACAAGCGGCTGATCTCGCTGAGAACAGAGCATGAGGTGCTGCGCCGGGGGGCCTTCCGCCCCTGGTTCACAGATGAGACGCGGGGTATCCTTGGGTATGTCCGGCGCAGCGGGCAGGATCGGATGGGGCTAATTATCAATAACTCCCCCAACCGCTACCATCTGGAGCTGCCTGCCTACCGTTCGGACACCAAAGTGCTGACCGAGCTGTTAAGCGGACTGACCATCCGCAGCTCAAGCAAGCTTCTTGTGGAGATCGAGCCGTTTGGCTGTCTGATGCTGCACTAA
- a CDS encoding LacI family DNA-binding transcriptional regulator, which produces MKVTIKDIAQAAGVAKSTVSKVMNDSPKISEETKARVRDIIKQMNYTPSSIATGLARQSSNTIAILIDMSKESEFLNQFFYNIIGGVESIIGPLKYELTIANIQHDHAEGHFLQRLVLNKRVDGIIANTSVLTPDLCAELNRLQFPYISIGEINAPGIWVDCDNELGGFMLTRHLLDQGYPSVAFIGGEKDEPLFLRRAAGYQRALGEAGMAVDSGWIINGRAVEEDGYQAAKQLLQSANPPGSIVCMSNFSAYGVLQAARELNISIPSQLGIATFDEYPLSPYTTPPLTSLDMDTFQLGASAGRLLMDKLDNKEAAVSGQLLEPELIPRLSSKRSGGAAAE; this is translated from the coding sequence ATGAAAGTTACCATTAAGGATATCGCCCAGGCAGCAGGTGTCGCGAAATCCACTGTATCCAAGGTCATGAACGACTCTCCCAAAATATCCGAGGAAACGAAGGCCCGGGTCCGGGACATCATCAAGCAGATGAACTATACCCCGAGCAGCATCGCCACCGGACTTGCCAGACAGAGCAGCAATACGATAGCTATCCTGATAGATATGTCCAAGGAAAGCGAGTTTCTCAATCAGTTCTTTTATAACATTATCGGCGGGGTGGAAAGCATCATTGGTCCTCTGAAATATGAGCTGACCATTGCCAATATCCAGCATGACCATGCGGAGGGGCACTTCCTGCAAAGGCTGGTGCTGAATAAGCGGGTGGACGGCATTATCGCCAACACCTCGGTGCTGACTCCTGATCTGTGCGCGGAGCTGAACCGGCTTCAGTTCCCCTATATCTCCATCGGTGAGATCAACGCTCCGGGAATCTGGGTCGATTGCGACAATGAGCTGGGCGGATTCATGCTGACCCGGCATCTGCTGGACCAGGGCTACCCGTCTGTGGCCTTCATCGGCGGTGAGAAGGATGAGCCCCTCTTCCTGCGCCGTGCAGCCGGCTATCAGCGGGCACTCGGCGAGGCGGGAATGGCTGTGGATAGCGGCTGGATCATCAATGGCCGGGCGGTTGAGGAGGATGGCTATCAGGCAGCCAAGCAGCTGCTGCAAAGTGCGAATCCCCCCGGCTCCATCGTCTGCATGAGCAACTTTTCTGCTTACGGTGTGCTGCAGGCGGCCCGGGAATTGAATATCTCCATTCCTTCACAGCTGGGCATTGCCACGTTCGATGAATACCCCTTGTCTCCCTACACCACTCCTCCGCTGACTTCACTCGATATGGATACCTTCCAGCTCGGCGCATCCGCAGGACGGCTATTGATGGACAAACTGGATAACAAAGAAGCTGCCGTGAGCGGACAACTGCTGGAGCCGGAGTTGATTCCCCGGTTATCTTCCAAGCGAAGCGGCGGAGCTGCTGCGGAATAA